AGGACGACAACGTCGACGGCGTCCTGCAGGCCGCGGTCGACGCCGTCGGCTACGAACTCGAACTGCCGTTCGACGACGAGTAACTGGAAAACCAGACTGCTGTTCTCTTCAGGCCAGTTCGTAGGTGACGCTGACCGTCGCGTCGACAGTGACCGGGCCGGGCGAGATGTTCGTCCGGGCGCCGCCGTCACCGCCTGCGGCCATCTCCGCGTACACCACGGGCCGCCCGCTCTGGCTGGTCTGGATGGTGACCACGCCGTCGACGGTCAGTTCCTCGGCGGCGGCGACGGTCTCGGCGTCGGCCCGCGCTCGGTCCATCGCCGTCGTCAGGGCTTCTTCACGCGCTTCCTGCTGGGTCTCCTCGCTCAGCTCGTAGCGGATGCCGTCGACTCGGTCGGCGCCGGCGTCGACCGCCGCGTCGATGAGTGCGCCGACGTTCTCGACGTCGTCGGTCTCGGCCTCGATGGTGTGGACCGCGACGTAGCCGACCTGTTCACGCCCATCCTCGGTGCGCTCGTACTCCGGGTGGATGCTGAACCGCGAGGAGGTGACCGACGCGCCCTCGTCTGCGAGCGCCTGCTGGACGGCGTCCGCGTCACCGCTCACGGCGTTGCGAGCAGCCTCGGCAGTGTCACCGCGACCGATGGCCGCGACGGTGACGGTCGCGCGGTCGGGGCTGCGTTCGACGCTCGCGTCCGCGCTGACGCTGACAGTGGCGTTCTCGGCGACCTGCGTGTCGCCGGTCTGTGCGACCGCGAAGCCGACGCCGCCGGCCACGAGGAGGGCCACGACCGCGACGACCGGGAGTAGTTTCGATGCCATACTCCATATATCGCTACGCGACATAATGACCTCGTCGTACGCTCAAACCCGGTTTTGAGCGTCACGCGGTCTCGGAGACGATGTACCGGACCTCCGTCTCGACGTCCAGCCCGGCGGCGCCGTCGGCGACCGTGTCGATGCGCCCGACGAGGTCGGGGGGTGGGGTCCCGGGCGGGATGCCGACGGTGACCACCACCCGACGCGGCTCCTGGAAGATGACGGTGTTGGTCAGTCTGATCTCGACGTCGAGGATGCGCAGCGGCGGGTCGACGCTGTCTGTCACCTGGGTCCGAATCTCCGTCTCGGTGGTCGCCCGCTGGAACGAGTCGAGCGTGACCCCGCCGAGGAACGCCGAGAGGACGACGATAGCCGCGATGAGTACGCCGATTCGTTTGATAGTCGCCGTTCGGGCGTTCCCCTCGCGAAACCAGTGTTCCGGCCGGTAGCCCTGGTACCAGAGGCCGACCAGCACCGCGAGGTTTATCGAGAGGACGTTCACCAGCACGAGCACGCCCGACCCGAGGCTGACGAGGGGTTGGCCCCAGGCGATACCGATGCCGACCGTCGCCGCCGGCGGGATGAGCGCGACCGCGATCATCACCCCCACCAGCGCCGTCGAGACGCCCGAAGTGAGACTCAGCACGCCCGCCGCACCGGCGCCCAGCGCCACCACGAGCGAGAGGAAGTCCGGCGCGACCCGCTCGCGGACCTGGTCGACGGTGGTGACGTCCGTGAGCGGCGGGACGACGTTGGCGTACCGGACGACCAGCGCGAAGACGGTGGCGCTTCCGATAGCCAGCAGGAGGCCAAACGCCTGGAGCTTGACGCCGCGGACGAACAGGTCGTGGTCGTCGACGACGGTGCCGACGTTGGCGGACATCGCCGGCCCGATGAGCGGCGCGATGACCATCGACCCGACGACGACGGCCGGCGAGTTCAACAGGAGGCCGGCGGTGGCGATGACGGCGCTGATGACCGTCATCGCGGTGTAGATGACGACGTTGGGCGCGAGGTCCTCCGCCTTCGAGGTCAGTTCCTCCCGGGCGATGCGGTCCTCGTCTTCCGTCTCGGCGTACCGCTCCTCCAGTTCGTCGAACTTCCGCGAGATGACCGTGTTGGCGTCCATCACGACCGTGTGGGCGTCCTCGTCGATGCCCACGCTGCGCAGCGATTCGAGGACGGGCTCCAGCGCGTTCGTCGGCAGCGGGAACTCGACGACGCCGGTGAACTCCCGGTTGCTCGTCTCGTCGGTCACGACGTAGTCGATGCCCTCGTCGTCGAGGACGCCGAGCACCGCGTCGTGTTTGCCTTTCGGAATCGTGATCTGGACGAACCGCACGGCTTCCGGTCCGAAGCGAGGGGGCAAAAACCCGTGGGTGCCGCCGCCCGCGAACTGACGCGCTTTTCCCTGCCGGCCGTCTACGCCGGGTATGTTCGACTCAC
This DNA window, taken from Haloarcula ordinaria, encodes the following:
- a CDS encoding SIMPL domain-containing protein, with amino-acid sequence MASKLLPVVAVVALLVAGGVGFAVAQTGDTQVAENATVSVSADASVERSPDRATVTVAAIGRGDTAEAARNAVSGDADAVQQALADEGASVTSSRFSIHPEYERTEDGREQVGYVAVHTIEAETDDVENVGALIDAAVDAGADRVDGIRYELSEETQQEAREEALTTAMDRARADAETVAAAEELTVDGVVTIQTSQSGRPVVYAEMAAGGDGGARTNISPGPVTVDATVSVTYELA
- a CDS encoding TIGR00341 family protein, translating into MRFVQITIPKGKHDAVLGVLDDEGIDYVVTDETSNREFTGVVEFPLPTNALEPVLESLRSVGIDEDAHTVVMDANTVISRKFDELEERYAETEDEDRIAREELTSKAEDLAPNVVIYTAMTVISAVIATAGLLLNSPAVVVGSMVIAPLIGPAMSANVGTVVDDHDLFVRGVKLQAFGLLLAIGSATVFALVVRYANVVPPLTDVTTVDQVRERVAPDFLSLVVALGAGAAGVLSLTSGVSTALVGVMIAVALIPPAATVGIGIAWGQPLVSLGSGVLVLVNVLSINLAVLVGLWYQGYRPEHWFREGNARTATIKRIGVLIAAIVVLSAFLGGVTLDSFQRATTETEIRTQVTDSVDPPLRILDVEIRLTNTVIFQEPRRVVVTVGIPPGTPPPDLVGRIDTVADGAAGLDVETEVRYIVSETA